Proteins encoded by one window of Cloeon dipterum chromosome 4, ieCloDipt1.1, whole genome shotgun sequence:
- the tim gene encoding protein timeless isoform X5, translating into MALIARAPATECHYWAADVIHASEDTATMEWLLGGPQLQNTGSQLGMQVGNTYRVQDTCLETLVELLAKLSAEDRTLRTFRRALGFSQIIQKDLVPLLIHEKNDVRIIDACIRLLVNLTIPVECLLPMEIMARTDAGRHTIYELNNLLFSAKDAFVEPRSTRSILDFMRKIIDQEEKLSLEQCDGINNCLLLVRNILHIPEQWPMGSPTNTPCSKQNLILWNLFAQGIDKVLIHLMTCTQRGMWSITMVQLIALTYKDQHVGTLQKLLNLWFEASLSESSEDNESNTSPPDQGSGDSSPMLTSDPTSDSSDNSSASTNKSNNMEVGCNNKQHCQRMHTDHIKNPNKMAAELARKAQPAGPAGSGAARGKGGGSKTQHKKDRQHGGESEAQKQTAANQNSEQSSGSPSIASSSSSSGIGSRPSTSTSVAISQPSPGSSNSSGRPPSPVPSTSSSGASSASLQPATPNNNQTKPGVPGVATNPHVKRSCISSSEMSDCGYGTQVENQESVSTSSNEDDLPQNRGMKPVHQKPHNPNKIRQQKPPTSLSNSDKKEWRRKKLVKRSRTNILNVKALMQHTPTDEDISHLLKEFTVDFLLKGYGPLVQELHLQLLSELGMPVDTSHFFWLVTYFLKFASQLELELENIGPVLSSRVVSYLTFEGVNLSEQLQLALMQQEMDLKPCLRRLHLVVTAIREFIQAVETYRKSNHLSPEDKEFLSQLQTEISTMGDLRNLFVLLLRQYNPSMQSKQYLQDLIATNHILLLFLENCCSKGSSFNMTEHIRQFSTPEMMLQYGRLLESFHENGKFVNDCVFTMMHHISGDMNQVGALFQPGILKTFSLIWEQDFEVCDDWSDLIEYVIHKFVNTPRRGHPMLPLSSVGPELKVEEVPPDLPQPPTLEQNLSRWTKEECDILYWYYVQSAQSDDPVDNIRNMFVENGSSSKTRVAIIEQLYTQDIIPHAQYLDLLKQEAVGLQGQVNESMDVVEISGSSTPSVVQVSSCNLESQEKQQQSSDNIVSLIALLTAESHASQIVWLQSVLLEMCYVKLHYKTLHSTLHSFTMEPVPYHYSLMRQSVPLVPWNLEQSTVLAYPPFVLLLHKLGFHLPGDVGKVFPRIPHFWTAEVLYATALKLGAINTCALKFDPQELNSSTCSASQLMSINEAEETSLPGPSMSTGIHTLPATSAVPFAPMPEGNANWMQLVTKAKRASREQSPSQDLDSSLSKMSISDDDTNTSASDENRNRKSPTDSENQSNI; encoded by the exons ATGGCCCTCATCGCTCGTGCACCCGCCACCGAATGTCATTACTGGGCCGCAGACGTGATTCATGCATCCGAAG ACACAGCAACCATGGAGTGGTTGCTCGGTGGGCCCCAACTTCAAAACACCGGTTCCCAACTGGGAATGCAAGTCGGGAACACATACCGCGTTCAGGACACTTGTCTTG AGACGCTGGTGGAATTGTTGGCAAAACTTTCGGCTGAGGATCGCACGTTGCGGACCTTTCGGCGGGCCTTAGGATTCTCACAGATAATTCAGAAGGACTTGGTGCCGCTACTTATACACGAGAAAAACGATGTCAGGATCATTGACGCCTGCATCCGTCTGCTGGTCAACTTGACCATTCCGGTCGAGTGTCTGCTGCCGATGGAGATAATGGCTCGCACAGACGCCGGTCGACACACCATCTACGAGCTCAACAACTTGCTCTTCTCAGCCAAGGACGCTTTTGTCGAACCCAGGTCCACAAGGAGCATCCTCGACTTCATGCGCAAAATCATAGACCAg GAGGAAAAGCTAAGCCTGGAGCAGTGCGACGGCATCAACAACTGCCTGCTGCTGGTACGTAACATTCTGCACATCCCTGAGCAGTGGCCCATGGGCTCCCCTACAAACACACCATGCAGCAAACAGAACCTCATTCTGTGGAACCTGTTCGCCCAGGGCATCGACAAGGTCCTCATTCACCTGATGACCTGCACACAGAGG GGAATGTGGAGCATCACGATGGTCCAGTTGATTGCTCTCACTTACAAAGACCAACATGTAGGCACGCTGCAAAAACTCTTGAATCTCTGGTTCGAGGCATCACTAAGTGAAAGCTCGGAAGACAACGAGAGCAACACTTCTCCTCCA GATCAAGGATCAGGTGACTCTTCCCCGATGCTGACCTCAGATCCAACGTCAGATTCGTCTGACAACAGCTCTGCCAGCACCAACAAGAGCAACAATATGGAAGTCGGTTGCAACAACAAGCAG CATTGCCAGAGGATGCACACCGACCACATCAAAAATCCAAACAAAA TGGCCGCAGAACTAGCACGCAAGGCTCAACCCGCAGGCCCTGCAGGTTCAGGCGCAGCCAGAGGCAAGGGAGGTGGTAGCAAAACTCAGCACAAAAAGGATCGTCAGCACGGAGGAGAATCTGAGGCCCAAAAGCAAACGGCAGCGAACCAAAATTCAGAG CAGTCGAGTGGCAGCCCCAGCATTGCCAGctcgagcagcagcagtggcatCGGCAGCAGACCATCCACATCCACCTCGGTCGCAATTTCGCAGCCCTCTCCTGGTTCCAGCAATTCGAGCGGGAGGCCTCCGTCGCCAGTGCCGTCCACTTCATCGTCTGGTGCGTCTTCCGCCTCTTTGCAGCCAGCCACGCCGAACAACAACCAGACCAAGCCAGGAGTCCCAG gaGTAGCCACGAACCCGCACGTGAAGCGGAGTTGCATCTCCTCGTCTGAAATGTCTGACTGCGGATACGGCACCCAAGTCGAAAACCAAGAGTCCGTTTCTACCTCCAGCAACGAAGACGATCTGCCGCAAAA CAGGGGAATGAAACCGGTGCACCAGAAGCCGCATAATCCAAACAAAATCAGGCAACAAAAGCCGCCAACGTCGCTATCGAACAGCGATAAGAAAGAGTGGCGGCGCAAGAAGCTGGTCAAGCGGTCGCGGACAAATAT ACTGAACGTCAAAGCTCTGATGCAGCACACGCCGACTGACGAGGACATCTCGCACCTACTAAAGGAGTTCACGGTCGACTTCCTGCTCAAGGGCTACGGCCCCTTGGTGCAGGAACTCCACCTCCAGTTGCTCTCCGAGCTGGGCATGCCAGTGGACACATCGCATTTTTTCTGGCTCGTTACGTACTTCCTAAAATTCGCTTCGCAGCTTGAACTCGAGCTTGAGAACATAGG GCCTGTTCTCTCGTCTCGGGTAGTTTCGTACCTTACCTTCGAAGGCGTTAATTTAAGTGAGCAGCTGCAGTTAGCCCTGATGCAACAAGAAATGGATCTCAAACCCTGCCTGCGGAGGCTGCATTTG GTTGTCACCGCGATCCGGGAGTTCATTCAGGCAGTGGAAACCTATCGGAAGTCAAATCACTTGAGTCCAGAAGACAAAGAGTTTCTTTCACAGCTGCAAA CTGAGATCAGTACAATGGGAGATTTGCGCAATTTGTTTGTGCTCCTGCTGAGACAATACAATCCAAGCATGCAGAGCAAACAGTACCTTCAGGACCTGATTGCCACCAATCACATCCTGCTCCTCTTCTTAGAAAACTGCTGCTCGAAAGGCTCGAGCTTTAACATGACCGAGCATATCAGACA attttcCACACCTGAAATGATGCTTCAGTATGGGAGACTACTGGAAAGTTTCCATGAGAACGGCAAATTTGTGAATGACTGCGTATTTACGATGATGCATCACATCTCTGGAGACATGAATCAAGTCGGCGCTCTCTTTCAACCGGGAATACTGAAAACCTTCTCACTCATCTGGGAGCAGGACTTTGAAGTTTGCGAT GACTGGTCAGACTTGATCGAGTATGTGATCCACAAGTTTGTGAACACTCCGCGCAGGGGTCACCCCATGTTGCCACTCAGCAGCGTCGGTCCAGAGCTAAAAGTCGAGGAAGTCCCTCCTGATCTACCTCAACCGCCAACGCTGGAACAAAATTTGAGCAG ATGGACTAAGGAGGAATGTGATATTCTGTACTGGTACTACGTGCAAAGCGCTCAGAGTGACGACCCAGTTGATAACATTCGCAACATGTTTGTTGAGAATGGTTCTTCAAGCAAAACCCGGGTCGCG ATAATTGAGCAGCTTTACACGCAAGATATCATACCGCATGCCCAGTACCTCGACCTCCTGAAGCAGGAAGCAGTC GGACTGCAAGGTCAGGTGAATGAGAGCATGGACGTGGTGGAAATCTCCGGGTCCAGTACGCCCTCCGTCGTGCAGGTCAGCTCCTGCAACCTAGAATCACAGGAAAAGCAGCAACAGAGCTCAGACAACATTGTCAGCCTCATCg cTCTGCTCACCGCAGAGAGTCACGCATCGCAGATCGTGTGGCTGCAGTCGGTTTTGCTGGAAATGTGTTACGTGAAGCTGCACTACAAGACCCTGCACTCGACGCTGCACAGCTTCACCATGGAGCCCGTTCCCTACCACTACTCgc TAATGCGCCAGAGTGTGCCGCTGGTGCCGTGGAATCTGGAACAGAGCACCGTGCTGGCGTATCCACCCTTTGTGCTTTTGCTGCACAAGCTGGGCTTCCACCTACCCGGCGACGTTGGCAAGGTGTTTCCAAGGATACCACACTTCTGGACGGCCGAAGTGCTCTACGCCACGGCCCTCAAACTCGGAGCCATCAACACTT GTGCGTTGAAGTTCGACCCGCAGGAGTTGAACTCAAGCACATGCAGTGCTTCGCAGCTGATGTCGATCAACGAAGCCGAGGAGACCAGTTTGCCAGGACCATCGATGAGCACTGGCATTCACACTTTGCCAGCAACCTCAGCAGTTCCGTTCGCACCAAT GCCCGAGGGAAACGCTAATTGGATGCAACTTGTTACGAAGGCAAAGAGGGCGAGTAG GGAGCAATCGCCGTCGCAGGACCTGGACTCGAGCCTCAGCAAAATGTCCATCTCAGACGACGACACCAACACGTCTGCCAGCGACGAGAACCGTAACAGAAAGTCACCAACAGATTCGGAAAATCAGTCTAACATTTAA
- the tim gene encoding protein timeless isoform X6, giving the protein MALIARAPATECHYWAADVIHASEDTATMEWLLGGPQLQNTGSQLGMQVGNTYRVQDTCLETLVELLAKLSAEDRTLRTFRRALGFSQIIQKDLVPLLIHEKNDVRIIDACIRLLVNLTIPVECLLPMEIMARTDAGRHTIYELNNLLFSAKDAFVEPRSTRSILDFMRKIIDQEEKLSLEQCDGINNCLLLVRNILHIPEQWPMGSPTNTPCSKQNLILWNLFAQGIDKVLIHLMTCTQRGMWSITMVQLIALTYKDQHVGTLQKLLNLWFEASLSESSEDNESNTSPPDQGSGDSSPMLTSDPTSDSSDNSSASTNKSNNMEVGCNNKQHCQRMHTDHIKNPNKMAAELARKAQPAGPAGSGAARGKGGGSKTQHKKDRQHGGESEAQKQTAANQNSEQSSGSPSIASSSSSSGIGSRPSTSTSVAISQPSPGSSNSSGRPPSPVPSTSSSGASSASLQPATPNNNQTKPGVPGVATNPHVKRSCISSSEMSDCGYGTQVENQESVSTSSNEDDLPQNRGMKPVHQKPHNPNKIRQQKPPTSLSNSDKKEWRRKKLVKRSRTNILNVKALMQHTPTDEDISHLLKEFTVDFLLKGYGPLVQELHLQLLSELGMPVDTSHFFWLVTYFLKFASQLELELENIGPVLSSRVVSYLTFEGVNLSEQLQLALMQQEMDLKPCLRRLHLVVTAIREFIQAVETYRKSNHLSPEDKEFLSQLQTEISTMGDLRNLFVLLLRQYNPSMQSKQYLQDLIATNHILLLFLENCCSKGSSFNMTEHIRQFSTPEMMLQYGRLLESFHENGKFVNDCVFTMMHHISGDMNQVGALFQPGILKTFSLIWEQDFEVCDDWSDLIEYVIHKFVNTPRRGHPMLPLSSVGPELKVEEVPPDLPQPPTLEQNLSRWTKEECDILYWYYVQSAQSDDPVDNIRNMFVENGSSSKTRVAIIEQLYTQDIIPHAQYLDLLKQEAVVRLKGLQGQVNESMDVVEISGSSTPSVVQVSSCNLESQEKQQQSSDNIVSLIALLTAESHASQIVWLQSVLLEMCYVKLHYKTLHSTLHSFTMEPVPYHYSLMRQSVPLVPWNLEQSTVLAYPPFVLLLHKLGFHLPGDVGKVFPRIPHFWTAEVLYATALKLGAINTCALKFDPQELNSSTCSASQLMSINEAEETSLPGPSMSTGIHTLPATSAVPFAPMEQSPSQDLDSSLSKMSISDDDTNTSASDENRNRKSPTDSENQSNI; this is encoded by the exons ATGGCCCTCATCGCTCGTGCACCCGCCACCGAATGTCATTACTGGGCCGCAGACGTGATTCATGCATCCGAAG ACACAGCAACCATGGAGTGGTTGCTCGGTGGGCCCCAACTTCAAAACACCGGTTCCCAACTGGGAATGCAAGTCGGGAACACATACCGCGTTCAGGACACTTGTCTTG AGACGCTGGTGGAATTGTTGGCAAAACTTTCGGCTGAGGATCGCACGTTGCGGACCTTTCGGCGGGCCTTAGGATTCTCACAGATAATTCAGAAGGACTTGGTGCCGCTACTTATACACGAGAAAAACGATGTCAGGATCATTGACGCCTGCATCCGTCTGCTGGTCAACTTGACCATTCCGGTCGAGTGTCTGCTGCCGATGGAGATAATGGCTCGCACAGACGCCGGTCGACACACCATCTACGAGCTCAACAACTTGCTCTTCTCAGCCAAGGACGCTTTTGTCGAACCCAGGTCCACAAGGAGCATCCTCGACTTCATGCGCAAAATCATAGACCAg GAGGAAAAGCTAAGCCTGGAGCAGTGCGACGGCATCAACAACTGCCTGCTGCTGGTACGTAACATTCTGCACATCCCTGAGCAGTGGCCCATGGGCTCCCCTACAAACACACCATGCAGCAAACAGAACCTCATTCTGTGGAACCTGTTCGCCCAGGGCATCGACAAGGTCCTCATTCACCTGATGACCTGCACACAGAGG GGAATGTGGAGCATCACGATGGTCCAGTTGATTGCTCTCACTTACAAAGACCAACATGTAGGCACGCTGCAAAAACTCTTGAATCTCTGGTTCGAGGCATCACTAAGTGAAAGCTCGGAAGACAACGAGAGCAACACTTCTCCTCCA GATCAAGGATCAGGTGACTCTTCCCCGATGCTGACCTCAGATCCAACGTCAGATTCGTCTGACAACAGCTCTGCCAGCACCAACAAGAGCAACAATATGGAAGTCGGTTGCAACAACAAGCAG CATTGCCAGAGGATGCACACCGACCACATCAAAAATCCAAACAAAA TGGCCGCAGAACTAGCACGCAAGGCTCAACCCGCAGGCCCTGCAGGTTCAGGCGCAGCCAGAGGCAAGGGAGGTGGTAGCAAAACTCAGCACAAAAAGGATCGTCAGCACGGAGGAGAATCTGAGGCCCAAAAGCAAACGGCAGCGAACCAAAATTCAGAG CAGTCGAGTGGCAGCCCCAGCATTGCCAGctcgagcagcagcagtggcatCGGCAGCAGACCATCCACATCCACCTCGGTCGCAATTTCGCAGCCCTCTCCTGGTTCCAGCAATTCGAGCGGGAGGCCTCCGTCGCCAGTGCCGTCCACTTCATCGTCTGGTGCGTCTTCCGCCTCTTTGCAGCCAGCCACGCCGAACAACAACCAGACCAAGCCAGGAGTCCCAG gaGTAGCCACGAACCCGCACGTGAAGCGGAGTTGCATCTCCTCGTCTGAAATGTCTGACTGCGGATACGGCACCCAAGTCGAAAACCAAGAGTCCGTTTCTACCTCCAGCAACGAAGACGATCTGCCGCAAAA CAGGGGAATGAAACCGGTGCACCAGAAGCCGCATAATCCAAACAAAATCAGGCAACAAAAGCCGCCAACGTCGCTATCGAACAGCGATAAGAAAGAGTGGCGGCGCAAGAAGCTGGTCAAGCGGTCGCGGACAAATAT ACTGAACGTCAAAGCTCTGATGCAGCACACGCCGACTGACGAGGACATCTCGCACCTACTAAAGGAGTTCACGGTCGACTTCCTGCTCAAGGGCTACGGCCCCTTGGTGCAGGAACTCCACCTCCAGTTGCTCTCCGAGCTGGGCATGCCAGTGGACACATCGCATTTTTTCTGGCTCGTTACGTACTTCCTAAAATTCGCTTCGCAGCTTGAACTCGAGCTTGAGAACATAGG GCCTGTTCTCTCGTCTCGGGTAGTTTCGTACCTTACCTTCGAAGGCGTTAATTTAAGTGAGCAGCTGCAGTTAGCCCTGATGCAACAAGAAATGGATCTCAAACCCTGCCTGCGGAGGCTGCATTTG GTTGTCACCGCGATCCGGGAGTTCATTCAGGCAGTGGAAACCTATCGGAAGTCAAATCACTTGAGTCCAGAAGACAAAGAGTTTCTTTCACAGCTGCAAA CTGAGATCAGTACAATGGGAGATTTGCGCAATTTGTTTGTGCTCCTGCTGAGACAATACAATCCAAGCATGCAGAGCAAACAGTACCTTCAGGACCTGATTGCCACCAATCACATCCTGCTCCTCTTCTTAGAAAACTGCTGCTCGAAAGGCTCGAGCTTTAACATGACCGAGCATATCAGACA attttcCACACCTGAAATGATGCTTCAGTATGGGAGACTACTGGAAAGTTTCCATGAGAACGGCAAATTTGTGAATGACTGCGTATTTACGATGATGCATCACATCTCTGGAGACATGAATCAAGTCGGCGCTCTCTTTCAACCGGGAATACTGAAAACCTTCTCACTCATCTGGGAGCAGGACTTTGAAGTTTGCGAT GACTGGTCAGACTTGATCGAGTATGTGATCCACAAGTTTGTGAACACTCCGCGCAGGGGTCACCCCATGTTGCCACTCAGCAGCGTCGGTCCAGAGCTAAAAGTCGAGGAAGTCCCTCCTGATCTACCTCAACCGCCAACGCTGGAACAAAATTTGAGCAG ATGGACTAAGGAGGAATGTGATATTCTGTACTGGTACTACGTGCAAAGCGCTCAGAGTGACGACCCAGTTGATAACATTCGCAACATGTTTGTTGAGAATGGTTCTTCAAGCAAAACCCGGGTCGCG ATAATTGAGCAGCTTTACACGCAAGATATCATACCGCATGCCCAGTACCTCGACCTCCTGAAGCAGGAAGCAGTCGTAAGACTTAAA GGACTGCAAGGTCAGGTGAATGAGAGCATGGACGTGGTGGAAATCTCCGGGTCCAGTACGCCCTCCGTCGTGCAGGTCAGCTCCTGCAACCTAGAATCACAGGAAAAGCAGCAACAGAGCTCAGACAACATTGTCAGCCTCATCg cTCTGCTCACCGCAGAGAGTCACGCATCGCAGATCGTGTGGCTGCAGTCGGTTTTGCTGGAAATGTGTTACGTGAAGCTGCACTACAAGACCCTGCACTCGACGCTGCACAGCTTCACCATGGAGCCCGTTCCCTACCACTACTCgc TAATGCGCCAGAGTGTGCCGCTGGTGCCGTGGAATCTGGAACAGAGCACCGTGCTGGCGTATCCACCCTTTGTGCTTTTGCTGCACAAGCTGGGCTTCCACCTACCCGGCGACGTTGGCAAGGTGTTTCCAAGGATACCACACTTCTGGACGGCCGAAGTGCTCTACGCCACGGCCCTCAAACTCGGAGCCATCAACACTT GTGCGTTGAAGTTCGACCCGCAGGAGTTGAACTCAAGCACATGCAGTGCTTCGCAGCTGATGTCGATCAACGAAGCCGAGGAGACCAGTTTGCCAGGACCATCGATGAGCACTGGCATTCACACTTTGCCAGCAACCTCAGCAGTTCCGTTCGCACCAAT GGAGCAATCGCCGTCGCAGGACCTGGACTCGAGCCTCAGCAAAATGTCCATCTCAGACGACGACACCAACACGTCTGCCAGCGACGAGAACCGTAACAGAAAGTCACCAACAGATTCGGAAAATCAGTCTAACATTTAA